The following proteins are co-located in the Triticum aestivum cultivar Chinese Spring chromosome 1A, IWGSC CS RefSeq v2.1, whole genome shotgun sequence genome:
- the LOC123180063 gene encoding putative receptor protein kinase ZmPK1: protein MATFVSLLLLLGPLLRSCAAASAGVGHTLGTGSSLSVEDHERPFLVSPDATFSCGFLPAADVDNAFYFSVWFTAAKDRTAVWTANPGAPVNGRVSRASFGDDGKLALADANGTTVWDSKNGGNKHFTVSLLDTGNLLVADPSSGRAVWQSFDWPTDTLLPSQALTKDARLVAGYYSLYYDNDNVLRLLYDGPQIASIYWPDRDIGVFGSGRTNYNSSRIAVLDDTGLFLSSDNLRVEASDLGAAGIKRRLTIEQDGSVRMYSLDAAGGWAVTWAAVKQPCSVHGLCGKNAVCEYQPSLRCSCVPGYEMVDRQDWRKGCKPTFSLPTTNCSTSETRFTFVKVASTDFYGYDVGYNNSVTFEHCKSICLSMCSCAAFAYKKDGTGQCYPKGVLFNGYTSPTAPGNIYLKVPSDLDASAPPPSMALDCSLNGSDSAIDPPTYVDTYGALRSGPNLSYLFWFAAVLGFLELLFAATAWWFMSGQESMPSSMEAGYRLVMGTQFRRFTYRELKKVTGDFNEVLGRGGSGVVYRGVLDKTTVVAVKELTNVMQGEEEFWAEMTVFGRINHINLVRIWGFCSEGKHKLLVYEYVENGSLDRHLFGEDISKALAWRERFKIALGTARGLAYLHHECLEWVIHCDVKPENILLTRDLDPKIADFGLSKLSGRKAIADGIQLSQMRGTTGYMAPEWVLGLPIDAKVDVYSYGVVLLEILMGSRITEQRTVDGKERLQMSQIVQALKQVVASGDVMSLVDSRLNGQFNPRQAMEMLTISLSCIMEERGSRPAMDDIFKALIACDDEDEHPAYLL, encoded by the coding sequence ATGGCCACATtcgttagtcttcttcttcttcttggtccgCTGCTGCGCTCCTGTGCAGCAGCATCGGCGGGAGTAGGACACACGCTGGGCACCGGGTCATCCCTGTCCGTGGAGGACCACGAGCGGCCCTTCCTGGTGTCGCCGGACGCCACCTTCTCCTGCGGCTTCCTCCCAGCCGCCGACGTCGACAACGCCTTCTATTTCTCCGTCTGGTTCACCGCCGCCAAGGACAGGACCGCCGTCTGGACGGCCAACCCCGGCGCCCCCGTGAACGGCCGGGTTTCCCGTGCATCCTTCGGCGACGACGGCAAGCTGGCCCTCGCCGACGCCAACGGGACGACCGTGTGGGACAGCAAGAACGGCGGCAACAAGCACTTCACCGTCTCCCTCCTCGACACCGGCAATCTCCTCGTCGCCGACCCCTCCTCCGGCCGTGCCGTGTGGCAGAGCTTCGACTGGCCCACGGACACCCTGCTCCCGTCGCAGGCGCTGACCAAGGACGCGAGGCTCGTCGCCGGCTACTACTCCCTCTACTACGACAACGACAACGTGCTGCGGCTCTTGTATGACGGCCCGCAGATCGCCAGCATCTACTGGCCTGACCGGGATATAGGCGTGTTCGGGAGCGGCCGGACCAACTACAACAGCTCACGCATCGCCGTCCTCGACGACACCGGCCTGTTCCTCTCCAGCGACAACCTCCGGGTCGAGGCCTCCGACCTGGGCGCCGCCGGCATCAAGAGGCGGCTAACCATCGAGCAGGACGGAAGCGTGAGGATGTACAGCCTGGACGCCGCCGGAGGATGGGCGGTCACCTGGGCTGCCGTGAAGCAGCCGTGCTCCGTCCACGGGCTGTGCGGCAAGAACGCCGTCTGCGAGTACCAGCCGTCCCTCCGGTGCTCCTGCGTGCCGGGGTACGAGATGGTGGACCGCCAGGACTGGAGGAAGGGCTGCAAGCCGACCTTCAGTCTCCCCACCACCAACTGCAGCACGTCGGAAACTCGGTTCACGTTCGTCAAGGTGGCCTCCACCGACTTCTACGGCTACGACGTCGGGTACAACAACTCCGTCACGTTCGAACACTGCAAGAGCATCTGCTTGAGCATGTGCTCCTGCGCCGCCTTCGCCTACAAGAAGGATGGCACGGGCCAGTGCTACCCCAAAGGGGTCCTCTTCAACGGTTACACGTCACCCACCGCCCCGGGAAACATATatctcaaggtgcctagcgacctCGACGCCTCGGCACCGCCGCCGTCCATGGCCCTCGACTGCAGTCTTAATGGCTCTGATTCGGCCATCGACCCTCCAACATACGTCGACACGTATGGGGCACTAAGAAGCGGCCCCAACTTGTCCTACCTCTTCTGGTTCGCCGCGGTGCTGGGATTTCTCGAGCTACTCTTCGCCGCCACGGCATGGTGGTTCATGTCTGGCCAGGAGAGCATGCCCAGCTCGATGGAGGCGGGCTACCGGCTCGTCATGGGGACCCAGTTCAGGAGGTTCACGTATCGAGAGCTCAAGAAAGTCACTGGGGACTTCAACGAGGTGCTCGGCCGCGGCGGCTCCGGCGTGGTGTACCGCGGCGTGCTTGACAAGACCACTGTGGTGGCGGTGAAGGAGCTGACAAACGTGATGCAGGGTGAGGAGGAGTTTTGGGCGGAGATGACGGTGTTTGGGAGGATCAACCATATCAACCTGGTGAGGATCTGGGGGTTCTGCTCCGAGGGCAAGCACAAGCTGCTGGTGTACGAATACGTGGAGAACGGGTCGCTGGACAGGCACCTGTTCGGTGAGGACATCAGCAAGGCGCTAGCATGGAGAGAGCGGTTCAAGATCGCTTTGGGCACGGCGAGAGGCCTAGCCTACCTCCACCACGAGTGCCTCGAGTGGGTCATCCACTGCGACGTCAAGCCGGAGAACATCCTGCTCACTCGAGACCTCGACCCAAAGATCGCTGACTTCGGGTTGTCCAAGCTGTCCGGGAGGAAAGCCATCGCCGACGGCATACAGCTCTCCCAGATGAGGGGGACGACAGGGTACATGGCACCCGAGTGGGTGTTGGGCCTGCCGATCGACGCCAAGGTCGACGTGTACAGCTATGGTGTTGTGCTTCTAGAGATCCTGATGGGAAGCAGGATAACAGAACAGAGGACTGTGGACGGCAAGGAGCGGCTACAGATGAGCCAGATCGTGCAGGCGCTGAAGCAggtggtggcaagcggagacgtCATGTCATTGGTGGATAGCAGGCTGAACGGGCAGTTCAACCCTCGACAGGCCATGGAAATGCTCACGATCTCTTTATCGTGCATCATGGAGGAGAGGGGCAGCAGGCCGGCCATGGATGACATCTTCAAGGCCCTCATAGCGTGCGATGATGAGGACGAACACCCTGCGTACTTGCTGTGA